Proteins encoded within one genomic window of Saccharopolyspora pogona:
- a CDS encoding dienelactone hydrolase family protein, producing MVQVATEPVIVKTPKGNLEGDLVVPPPARAVVLFAHGSGSSRHSPRNRAVAESLQDRGFGTLLLDLLTPEEAKFDQRTHELRFDIDLLAERLVPAIDQLAEWSATRKMPVGLFGASTGAAAALKAAARRPDRIAAVVSRGGRPDLGGEGLASVQAPTLLIVGGDDREVLNLNRQAAELLTSLPLTDVKIEIVPHAGHLFEEPGALERVAELAAEWFRTYLGAGVERWTGPDGGHWKPPEPRRRPPPIA from the coding sequence ACCCCCAAGGGAAACCTGGAAGGGGATCTCGTCGTGCCACCGCCTGCCCGGGCGGTGGTCTTGTTCGCACACGGTTCCGGGAGTTCCCGGCACAGCCCCCGCAACCGCGCGGTTGCGGAGTCGTTGCAGGACCGCGGGTTCGGCACCCTGCTGCTGGACCTGCTCACCCCGGAGGAGGCGAAGTTCGACCAGCGGACCCACGAACTGCGCTTCGACATCGATCTGCTCGCGGAGCGACTGGTGCCCGCCATCGACCAGCTCGCCGAGTGGTCGGCCACCAGGAAGATGCCGGTCGGGTTGTTCGGCGCCAGCACCGGCGCGGCCGCCGCGCTGAAGGCCGCTGCCCGGCGCCCCGACCGCATCGCCGCCGTGGTGTCGCGCGGCGGTCGCCCGGACCTCGGCGGCGAGGGGCTGGCCTCGGTGCAGGCCCCGACGCTGCTGATCGTCGGCGGCGACGACCGCGAGGTGCTCAACCTCAACCGGCAGGCGGCGGAACTGCTCACGTCGCTGCCGCTGACCGACGTCAAGATCGAGATCGTGCCGCACGCCGGCCACCTCTTCGAAGAGCCCGGCGCGCTGGAGCGGGTCGCGGAACTCGCCGCGGAGTGGTTCCGCACCTACCTCGGGGCCGGGGTCGAGCGCTGGACCGGACCGGACGGAGGTCACTGGAAGCCGCCGGAACCCCGCCGACGGCCACCACCGATCGCGTAG
- a CDS encoding isocitrate lyase/PEP mutase family protein, translating into MLREFHALHHADSPLLLPNAWDFASAAALVEAGFEAIGTTSLGVAASHGLPDAAGCTRTQTIELARRLADLPRPITVDVESGFGGGADEVAELAAELAGFGIAGINLEDELGDPARHQELIGAVKERVPELFLNARTDTYWLGAKSLADTIDRAERYAAAGADGIFVPGMATDGDIHALRDAIDVPINILYQPGQRIEHLAELGVQRISMGSLLYRAALHAAVATARDIRAGAAVAVGIPDYSTVQYYAIGGGRRRGSGGFQ; encoded by the coding sequence ATGTTGCGAGAATTCCACGCGCTGCACCACGCGGATTCGCCGTTGCTGCTGCCGAACGCCTGGGACTTCGCCTCCGCCGCGGCGCTGGTCGAGGCCGGTTTCGAGGCGATCGGCACGACGAGCCTCGGTGTCGCGGCGTCCCACGGGCTGCCGGATGCCGCAGGGTGCACCCGGACGCAGACGATCGAACTGGCCCGACGGCTGGCGGACCTGCCGCGCCCGATCACCGTCGACGTCGAATCGGGTTTCGGCGGCGGGGCCGACGAGGTCGCGGAGCTGGCGGCGGAACTGGCCGGGTTCGGCATCGCCGGGATCAACCTCGAAGACGAGCTCGGCGATCCCGCACGCCACCAAGAGCTGATCGGCGCGGTGAAGGAGCGTGTGCCGGAACTCTTCCTCAACGCGCGTACGGACACCTATTGGCTTGGCGCCAAGTCGCTCGCCGACACGATCGACCGCGCCGAGCGCTACGCCGCTGCCGGCGCGGACGGCATCTTTGTACCCGGCATGGCCACCGACGGCGACATCCACGCGCTGCGGGACGCGATCGACGTGCCGATCAACATCCTCTACCAGCCAGGCCAACGCATCGAGCACCTGGCAGAGCTCGGCGTTCAGCGCATCAGCATGGGCTCGCTGCTCTACCGCGCTGCGCTGCACGCCGCTGTCGCCACGGCGCGCGACATCCGCGCGGGTGCGGCCGTGGCGGTCGGCATCCCCGATTATTCGACTGTGCAGTACTACGCGATCGGTGGTGGCCGTCGGCGGGGTTCCGGCGGCTTCCAGTGA
- a CDS encoding transcriptional regulator yields the protein MERRQGRHRYVQLANSQAADLLEAFIGHLGPSREQPRGLRAVGASAALARGRTCYDHLAGRLGVVIADGMTNAGLLNQTEGFAMTDAGVDWLTGTLGIAAADLRGARRPLARACLDWTERRSHLAGAAGAHLLRRFVGNGWIKRIGTGRAVRLTPSGTTALRDLLAIDATTYDLV from the coding sequence GTGGAGCGCCGGCAGGGACGGCACCGGTACGTGCAGCTCGCCAACTCGCAGGCGGCGGACCTGCTGGAGGCGTTCATCGGCCACCTGGGGCCGAGCCGGGAGCAGCCGCGCGGCCTGCGCGCGGTCGGCGCCTCGGCGGCCCTCGCCCGGGGCCGCACCTGCTACGACCACCTCGCCGGGCGGCTCGGGGTCGTGATCGCCGACGGCATGACCAACGCGGGCCTGCTCAACCAGACCGAGGGTTTCGCGATGACCGACGCGGGCGTCGACTGGCTCACCGGCACCCTCGGCATCGCTGCGGCCGACCTCCGCGGCGCCCGGCGCCCGCTGGCGCGCGCCTGCCTGGACTGGACCGAACGGCGCTCCCACCTCGCGGGGGCCGCCGGTGCCCACTTGCTGCGCCGATTCGTGGGGAACGGCTGGATCAAGCGCATCGGCACCGGCCGCGCGGTCCGCCTCACCCCATCGGGCACCACGGCCTTGCGCGACCTGCTCGCCATCGACGCAACCACCTACGACCTAGTGTGA
- a CDS encoding SDR family NAD(P)-dependent oxidoreductase: MSGAVLVLGGRSEIGVEVAVRLVKRGHGTVVLAARRSADLDAEEAALREAGATDVVRVEFDAADVRSHAELLRGIIDRHGPIDVAVTAFGVLGDQERAERDAAHAIDIVHVDYVAHISVLTHLENLLREQGSGKIVVFSSVAGVRVRRANYVYGSAKAGLDGFANGLSDALVGSSVELLIVRPGFVIGRMTEGMSPAPWSSTPDQVADATVNALRRGRRVVWVPPILRWVFAAMRLVPQAIWRRMPR; this comes from the coding sequence ATGAGCGGAGCGGTATTGGTCCTCGGGGGCCGCAGCGAGATCGGCGTCGAGGTGGCGGTGCGCCTCGTCAAGCGCGGACACGGCACCGTGGTGCTGGCGGCGCGGCGGTCGGCGGACTTGGACGCCGAGGAGGCCGCGCTCCGCGAAGCCGGGGCCACCGACGTGGTGCGGGTGGAGTTCGACGCCGCGGACGTCCGCAGCCACGCCGAGTTGCTCCGAGGCATCATCGACCGGCACGGCCCGATCGACGTCGCGGTGACCGCCTTCGGCGTGCTCGGCGACCAGGAGCGGGCCGAACGGGATGCGGCGCACGCGATCGACATCGTGCACGTCGACTACGTCGCGCACATCAGTGTGCTGACGCACCTGGAGAACCTGCTGCGCGAGCAGGGCAGCGGCAAGATCGTCGTGTTCTCCTCGGTCGCGGGGGTGCGGGTGCGGCGGGCGAACTACGTCTACGGGTCGGCGAAGGCCGGGCTCGACGGATTCGCCAACGGTCTTTCCGACGCGCTGGTCGGCAGCAGCGTGGAGCTGCTGATCGTGCGGCCCGGGTTCGTCATCGGGCGGATGACCGAGGGCATGAGCCCCGCGCCGTGGTCGAGCACCCCGGATCAGGTCGCGGATGCGACGGTCAACGCGCTGCGGCGGGGACGTCGCGTGGTGTGGGTGCCGCCGATCCTGCGCTGGGTGTTCGCGGCGATGCGCCTGGTCCCGCAGGCGATCTGGCGCCGCATGCCCCGCTGA